From one Sciurus carolinensis chromosome 9, mSciCar1.2, whole genome shotgun sequence genomic stretch:
- the LOC124993584 gene encoding palmitoyltransferase ZDHHC19-like, whose translation MAPGGRPRVDCSWFRPSLFASFVIMMLVMTSSAFFAYPCRWLVGRGEWAFVLVTGPLFLLSLWSLVSLNTSDPGILHRGSVEQNPEAGHTAWMHNHAFQMPWCHQCKFHRPPRTLHCVTCNICVEEFDHHSRWVNNCIGHRNFRLFLLLLVSLCLYLVALVVTSVIFVVHTTDMALSLDKIIAIIVAVLATGALLPVIFELLVQAVAVSTARRLYEVQENNPFDQGCIRNWHVTLCAPLGPKYMSEVVLLQQDSGSKWEPMAALQPPTFSPEHHRP comes from the exons ATGGCGCCCGGTGGTCGACCTCGAGTTGACTGTTCTTGGTTCCGACCAAGTCTATTTGCCTCCTTTGTCATCATGATGCTCGTGATGACGAGCAGCGCTTTCTTCGCCTACCC ATGCAGATGGCTGGTGGGCCGTGGGGAGTGGGCCTTTGTCCTGGTCACCGGCCCACTCTTCCTTCTGAGCCTATGGAGCCTGGTATCGTTGAACACCTCGGACCCAGGCATTTTACATCGAG GCTCCGTGGAGCAGAACCCGGAAGCAGGACACACTGCCTGGATGCACAACCATGCGTTCCAGATGCCCTGGTGTCATCAATGCAAGTTCCACCGCCCACCTCGCACCCTCCACTGCGTGACCTGTAACATCTGCGTGGAG GAGTTTGACCATCACTCGAGGTGGGTCAACAACTGCATTGGGCATCGGAACTTCCGGCTGTTCCTGCTCCTCCTGGTGTCCCTGTGTCTCTACCTGGTTGCCCTGGTGGTGACCTCTGTCATCTTCGTGGTGCACACCACTGACATGGCACTGTCCTTGGACAAAATCATAGC CATCATCGTAGCTGTATTGGCCACTGGCGCCCTGCTGCCTGTCATCTTCGAGCTACTGGTCCAGGCTGTAGCCGTGAGCACCGCCAGGCGCCTCTACGAGGTCCAG GAGAACAACCCATTCGACCAGGGTTGTATCAGAAACTGGCATGTCACCCTCTGTGCACCACTGGGGCCCAA GTACATGTCAGAAGTTGTGTTGCTCCAGCAAGACTCGGGATCCAAGTGGGAGCCGATGGCGGCCCTGCAGCCACCAACATTCTCCCCAGAACACCATCGCCCA